In the genome of Gemmatimonadota bacterium, one region contains:
- a CDS encoding glycosyltransferase, translated as MASTLHIALYHPARLPVRKYGGTERVVVWLARGLAELGHKVTLLAAPGSQVAEATLVPVDPKVSAIPGGPDLTPLLPRGVDILHAHVPLQRPPQGVPFLWTFHGNGETGRKFPESTVALSANHAARHGISRWVHNGLDPAEYQFLPVKQDFDLFLGRLHTVKGWRWAVEGARECNRKLVVAGGWRPSLRPGLRFVGEIGGSEKVQLLADAACLWVPALWDEPFGLTTIEAMVSGTPVLGTRRGALPEVITAQSGAMGDTLEELVSLRAGLATLDPEGVRARVLEAFTHRVMAERYVELYRGVSGRG; from the coding sequence ATGGCAAGCACACTCCACATCGCCCTCTATCACCCGGCCCGCCTGCCAGTCCGGAAATACGGCGGGACCGAGCGCGTCGTGGTCTGGCTGGCGCGCGGCCTGGCCGAGCTGGGGCACAAAGTCACTCTCCTCGCCGCCCCGGGCAGTCAGGTCGCCGAGGCGACGCTGGTTCCGGTGGACCCGAAGGTCTCGGCCATTCCTGGCGGCCCCGATCTCACGCCGCTGCTTCCGCGCGGCGTCGACATCCTGCACGCGCACGTGCCGCTGCAACGGCCACCGCAGGGTGTTCCCTTCCTGTGGACCTTTCACGGGAATGGTGAAACCGGACGGAAATTTCCCGAGAGCACGGTGGCGCTGTCGGCGAATCACGCCGCGCGACACGGCATTTCCCGCTGGGTGCACAACGGGCTCGATCCGGCGGAATACCAGTTCCTCCCCGTCAAGCAGGACTTCGACCTCTTCCTCGGTCGGCTGCATACGGTCAAGGGATGGCGCTGGGCAGTGGAAGGAGCGCGCGAATGCAATCGCAAACTGGTGGTTGCCGGCGGATGGCGACCGTCGTTGCGACCGGGGCTCCGGTTCGTCGGCGAGATCGGCGGATCGGAAAAGGTCCAGCTGCTCGCGGACGCCGCCTGTCTCTGGGTGCCTGCCCTGTGGGATGAGCCGTTCGGACTCACGACGATCGAGGCGATGGTCTCCGGCACGCCGGTACTCGGCACGCGCCGCGGCGCGTTGCCAGAGGTAATCACCGCACAGAGCGGAGCGATGGGAGACACCCTCGAGGAGCTGGTGTCGTTGCGAGCGGGGCTCGCCACGCTCGACCCCGAAGGCGTTCGCGCGCGCGTGCTCGAGGCGTTCACCCACCGGGTGATGGCCGAACGCTACGTCGAGCTCTATCGGGGAGTGAGCGGCCGAGGCTGA
- a CDS encoding ABC transporter ATP-binding protein encodes MRTRLFALLRPQRRLFIVGLGAALVGSVLDGATAALLIPILKLQFPGNDSFGGSNTWLGRTLGRVLGPIVDGVPRDVATLRLVGIFLGALAVKIVATYVAAYLSVLVQEGVVKDLRVRLWQHLLRLDLGVFQRTRGGQLATGLVSDADQVKQIVVAVLAAFFQNFIAILTMLAVMVALSPRLTLGVLLLAPILVIGVRLLQARLKRHSRAFTHERGELTATITERLGAMKLIRAFGAEPTESAAFDRQAERYRKGYVRTQRFALLTSPVSELFGGAVIMLILWASANQDVSRVVLNGPEAIAFLVTAARLLSPIKAITQVPSQLAIAEASAERIFNILDIPAAEIDAPDAPAATFATDLHFDRVSFGYDAERPVLQDVTFRVAKGEVVALVGPSGAGKTTLLELVPRFYDPQQGEIRLDGVPLTALSRASLRSHIAVVSQDTVLLHDTVRANIAYGRPDASDVDVEVAARAANAHEFIDALPDGYNTVVGERGTRLSGGQRQRIAIARALLRDAPILILDEATSALDTESERLVQEAIDRLMQDRTVLVIAHRLATVRDADRILVLDGGRVIESGSHQVLHAQGGLYRRLHDLQFSAAEVMA; translated from the coding sequence GTGCGCACGCGCCTCTTTGCCCTGTTGCGCCCGCAGCGACGACTCTTCATCGTCGGGCTTGGCGCGGCTCTCGTGGGCTCGGTGCTTGATGGCGCCACGGCGGCACTGCTCATTCCGATCCTCAAGCTGCAGTTCCCGGGGAACGATAGCTTCGGCGGCAGCAATACCTGGCTGGGGCGCACCCTCGGCCGAGTGCTCGGCCCGATCGTGGATGGCGTCCCGCGCGATGTCGCCACGCTACGACTGGTCGGCATCTTCCTCGGCGCCCTGGCCGTCAAGATCGTCGCGACCTACGTCGCCGCATATCTCTCGGTGCTGGTGCAGGAAGGTGTGGTCAAGGATCTCCGCGTGCGGCTCTGGCAGCACCTGTTGCGACTCGACCTCGGCGTCTTCCAGCGGACCCGCGGCGGCCAGCTCGCCACCGGGCTCGTCAGTGACGCCGATCAGGTGAAGCAGATCGTGGTGGCGGTGCTCGCGGCGTTCTTCCAGAATTTCATTGCGATCCTGACGATGCTCGCCGTGATGGTGGCACTCTCGCCGCGACTCACGCTCGGTGTCCTGTTGCTCGCGCCGATCCTGGTGATCGGCGTCCGGCTGCTGCAGGCGCGGCTGAAGCGCCATTCACGCGCATTCACCCACGAGCGCGGCGAACTCACCGCCACCATCACCGAACGCCTCGGCGCGATGAAGCTGATTCGCGCGTTCGGGGCCGAGCCCACGGAATCGGCCGCGTTCGACCGGCAGGCCGAACGCTACCGGAAGGGCTACGTACGCACGCAGCGATTCGCGCTACTCACTTCCCCGGTGAGTGAGCTGTTCGGCGGCGCGGTGATCATGCTGATCCTCTGGGCTTCAGCGAACCAGGATGTATCGCGCGTCGTGCTCAACGGCCCCGAAGCGATCGCGTTCCTGGTGACGGCCGCGCGCCTGCTTTCGCCCATCAAGGCGATCACTCAGGTTCCGTCGCAACTTGCGATCGCCGAAGCGAGTGCCGAGCGGATCTTCAACATTCTCGACATCCCGGCCGCCGAGATCGACGCGCCGGACGCACCCGCCGCGACCTTCGCAACCGATCTCCACTTCGATCGGGTGAGCTTCGGCTATGACGCCGAGCGGCCGGTGCTGCAGGATGTGACCTTCCGGGTGGCCAAGGGAGAGGTCGTCGCTCTCGTGGGTCCGAGCGGCGCGGGGAAGACGACCTTGCTCGAACTCGTGCCGCGCTTCTACGATCCGCAGCAGGGGGAGATCCGCCTCGATGGCGTGCCGCTGACCGCCCTCTCGCGCGCCTCGTTGCGGTCCCATATCGCCGTCGTGAGCCAGGACACGGTGCTGCTGCACGACACCGTGCGGGCCAACATCGCCTACGGGCGTCCGGATGCCTCCGATGTGGATGTCGAGGTGGCGGCACGCGCGGCGAATGCCCACGAGTTCATCGACGCCCTCCCCGACGGCTACAACACCGTGGTCGGCGAGCGCGGAACGCGTCTCTCGGGAGGGCAGCGGCAGCGGATCGCCATTGCCAGGGCGCTGCTCCGCGACGCGCCGATACTGATTCTCGATGAGGCCACCAGCGCCCTGGACACCGAATCGGAGCGACTCGTGCAGGAAGCCATCGACCGACTGATGCAGGATCGGACCGTGCTGGTGATCGCCCATCGGCTCGCCACGGTGCGCGATGCCGACCGCATCCTCGTCCTTGATGGTGGGCGAGTGATCGAGTCCGGATCGCACCAGGTATTGCATGCCCAGGGCGGCCTCTACCGCCGCCTCCACGACCTGCAGTTCTCCGCTGCCGAGGTGATGGCGTGA
- a CDS encoding glycosyltransferase, producing MTTERSVLFVAEFDDAGHAHSAQQRRALERLGARVATFDLNAKPSLLQRFRAGDLSKRLEKVLDDQDPELVLVLGGDPLEESLVDKLRGRSRARWINWLPDDLRTVSSATLLARPYDHIYAIGTDVAAEIHERLGRTVDVLSRAADPSIYRPIRTKDQYRANVVFAGAATPRRERLLSELVEFGLAVWGPGWRKTALRDYCRGEAPSTDAYVKAYAGASVAINIHHVAVEGDPREASCNQRVFELAAMGAAQVVDDRGDLPRAFQPDREVVVFRDAADLKHRVRDLLENPGEAERIGAAARARALQDHTYMHRLRQLLLDQPRPLTPR from the coding sequence GTGACCACCGAACGTTCGGTGCTCTTCGTAGCAGAATTTGATGATGCCGGCCACGCGCACTCGGCCCAGCAGCGCCGCGCGCTCGAACGGCTCGGCGCGCGCGTCGCGACCTTCGACCTCAACGCGAAGCCGTCGCTGCTGCAGCGCTTCCGCGCCGGCGACCTGAGCAAGCGGCTCGAGAAGGTGCTCGATGACCAGGATCCCGAGCTGGTGCTGGTGCTCGGCGGCGATCCGCTCGAGGAGTCCCTGGTCGACAAGCTGCGCGGCCGCTCGCGGGCCCGCTGGATCAACTGGCTTCCCGATGACCTGCGTACCGTGTCGAGTGCGACGCTGCTGGCCAGGCCCTACGATCATATCTATGCCATCGGTACCGACGTCGCGGCGGAAATTCACGAGCGCCTCGGTCGCACGGTCGATGTCCTCTCGCGCGCGGCCGATCCGTCGATCTATCGCCCGATCCGCACCAAGGACCAGTACCGCGCCAATGTCGTCTTCGCCGGGGCTGCGACACCGCGCCGTGAACGGCTGCTGAGCGAATTGGTCGAGTTCGGGCTCGCCGTCTGGGGACCGGGATGGCGCAAGACAGCGCTGCGGGACTATTGCCGCGGCGAGGCACCGAGCACCGACGCCTACGTCAAGGCGTACGCGGGGGCGAGCGTCGCGATCAACATTCATCATGTCGCGGTCGAGGGTGATCCGCGCGAGGCGTCGTGCAACCAGCGCGTGTTTGAACTGGCGGCCATGGGAGCGGCGCAGGTGGTCGATGATCGCGGCGATCTGCCGCGTGCCTTCCAGCCCGACCGGGAAGTGGTCGTCTTCCGCGATGCGGCGGACCTGAAGCATCGTGTGCGCGACCTGCTCGAGAATCCGGGTGAGGCCGAACGTATTGGCGCGGCCGCGCGCGCGCGGGCGCTGCAGGACCACACCTACATGCACCGGCTTCGCCAGCTCCTCCTCGATCAGCCTCGGCCGCTCACTCCCCGATAG